A section of the Armatimonadota bacterium genome encodes:
- a CDS encoding MFS transporter, with protein MKPRLQEAALLLAIFFDMVGFTMLIPNIQLRADSLLGAHALKGPIIGLLLQSTFIIQLIASPQWGRFADRVGGKKVFVACQWLSALAMLLYGLAESIPLLFLSRIMAGFGSANIAVGQSMIVASTDETHRKVVLGRLSAAISAGSILGPAIGGFSAHYFGNHWIGVVGAAISAAGGLLVLAFVPEIKPAPKEHQKLKWIDLSFFQKYPSIKPFFWIAVAASFALATLEGTFGRLIRDTLGYGEREFGIIFSYEGLLGVLVSAFFLQWLGRKFCDTTLLRIGYILQGVGLVVNPFVAPLISIAPGMVWLILASTFYAVGAGIVSPTLSALTSNSVPDEAQGELFGNLQAARTFGFIIGPIVGGALFDIWHAAPYIFAALVCLAVAFALPAICACHPKKA; from the coding sequence ATGAAACCCAGATTGCAAGAAGCCGCGTTGCTCCTTGCGATCTTTTTCGACATGGTGGGGTTCACCATGTTGATCCCGAACATTCAGCTTCGCGCTGACTCCCTCCTCGGGGCCCACGCGCTTAAAGGCCCTATCATCGGGCTACTCCTTCAAAGCACGTTTATCATCCAGCTCATTGCTTCTCCCCAGTGGGGGCGCTTTGCCGACCGCGTCGGCGGCAAGAAAGTCTTTGTCGCCTGCCAGTGGCTCAGCGCACTCGCAATGCTGCTCTACGGCCTCGCTGAATCCATTCCCCTCCTCTTCCTCAGCCGAATCATGGCGGGCTTCGGCTCGGCTAACATTGCCGTTGGCCAATCCATGATCGTCGCCAGTACCGACGAGACCCATCGAAAGGTCGTCCTTGGCCGCCTCAGCGCGGCGATCTCGGCCGGGAGCATCCTTGGCCCGGCGATCGGCGGATTCAGCGCGCACTACTTCGGCAATCATTGGATCGGCGTCGTCGGAGCCGCCATCTCCGCCGCCGGGGGCCTTCTGGTCCTCGCTTTTGTTCCCGAGATCAAGCCTGCCCCAAAAGAGCACCAGAAGCTCAAATGGATCGACCTCAGCTTCTTCCAGAAATACCCCTCAATCAAGCCATTCTTCTGGATTGCGGTCGCCGCCAGCTTTGCCCTCGCCACTCTCGAAGGCACCTTTGGACGCCTGATCCGGGACACCCTCGGATACGGGGAACGCGAGTTTGGAATCATCTTTAGCTATGAAGGACTGCTCGGCGTTCTGGTCAGTGCCTTCTTTCTTCAGTGGCTTGGACGAAAGTTCTGCGACACGACACTGCTCAGAATTGGCTACATCCTCCAAGGTGTCGGCCTCGTGGTCAACCCCTTCGTCGCACCGCTCATCAGCATCGCACCCGGCATGGTCTGGCTGATCCTCGCATCCACGTTTTATGCTGTCGGGGCCGGAATTGTCAGCCCGACCCTCAGCGCCCTCACCTCCAACTCAGTGCCCGACGAAGCCCAAGGCGAACTCTTCGGAAACCTCCAAGCCGCCCGGACGTTTGGGTTCATCATCGGCCCAATCGTCGGCGGAGCCCTTTTCGACATCTGGCATGCCGCGCCATATATCTTCGCTGCCTTGGTCTGCCTCGCTGTCGCATTTGCCCTCCCTGCAATCTGCGCCTGCCACCCGAAGAAGGCATGA
- the aat gene encoding leucyl/phenylalanyl-tRNA--protein transferase, producing MNGKDLRVELLREAYAEGWFPMTVDEEANEVEWFQPYERCLFPVEGIRVSKSLRKTLNSNTFTVTFDTAFEEVMWACRRPEDNWITKDFVRVYGEAHRQGWGHSCEVWLAEELVGGTYGLALGGAFFAESMFHRVTDASKVALFHMVETCRAKGFVLFDAQILNPHLASLGAYTITNQAYMHMMKSALRVRTEWST from the coding sequence ATGAACGGCAAGGACCTCCGCGTCGAACTGCTGAGGGAGGCCTACGCCGAAGGATGGTTTCCGATGACCGTGGACGAAGAAGCCAATGAAGTCGAGTGGTTCCAACCTTATGAGCGTTGCTTGTTTCCGGTCGAAGGAATCCGAGTCTCGAAATCCCTCCGGAAAACTCTGAACTCCAACACGTTCACTGTCACGTTTGACACAGCCTTTGAAGAAGTCATGTGGGCGTGCCGACGGCCAGAGGACAATTGGATCACCAAAGATTTCGTCCGGGTGTACGGAGAAGCCCATAGGCAAGGCTGGGGGCATTCCTGTGAAGTTTGGCTCGCGGAAGAGCTGGTTGGCGGAACTTACGGGCTTGCCCTTGGCGGCGCCTTCTTCGCTGAATCAATGTTTCACAGAGTGACCGATGCGTCGAAAGTCGCACTCTTCCACATGGTCGAAACTTGCCGCGCAAAAGGGTTCGTACTCTTTGATGCACAAATCTTGAATCCTCACCTTGCATCGCTCGGGGCTTACACGATCACAAATCAGGCATATATGCATATGATGAAGAGCGCGTTAAGGGTGCGAACAGAGTGGTCTACTTGA
- a CDS encoding D-aminoacylase, translating to MIAGSLILGSSSILISGGLLVDGSGAKPRIADVRLRGSAILAIGSLKPLRGETVISAKGLVVSPGFIDAHSHALGGIEKEPTALSQLMQGITTAVGGQDGGWSQPIAKEFAEIERIKPSINFALFSGHGGLRAEAMGKDYKRVATAAEIERMKALLSADMRAGALGLSSGLEYDPGYYSDTNELVQLAKVAKQGIYISHVRDEADKAMEAFQELAKIGKEGSLHAQISHIKLGSKAVWNKTADVLKLIEKEKLTADVYPYTYWQSTIAALSPSRDWENDEIWVKALDDVGGPQNVRLSTYTPNPAWVGKNLEEIAKETGKTPIKIIQEILRTTNEEGRQSVVVTAMQESDLIQFIKHPRIMFCSDGSIGGSHPRGAGSFPRIIGRYVREKKVISLQEAIRKMTSFPAQVFKLKNRGWIKKGYVADIVVFDPKTITDHATPTDSTALSTGVREVFVNGVHTIQGVKFSGMRAGLAISRGL from the coding sequence ATGATTGCGGGTTCGCTGATTCTTGGTTCTAGTTCGATCCTCATTTCTGGAGGATTGCTGGTTGATGGCAGCGGAGCGAAGCCTCGAATCGCCGATGTTCGCCTCCGCGGTTCTGCGATTCTCGCCATCGGCTCGCTCAAGCCGCTTCGGGGCGAAACCGTTATCTCCGCAAAGGGTTTAGTCGTCTCACCCGGCTTCATCGATGCTCACAGCCATGCGCTGGGAGGCATAGAGAAGGAGCCGACTGCGCTTAGCCAACTGATGCAAGGCATTACCACCGCCGTGGGTGGTCAAGACGGAGGTTGGTCACAGCCCATCGCCAAAGAGTTCGCCGAAATCGAGCGAATCAAGCCATCCATCAACTTCGCGCTCTTTTCTGGCCACGGTGGGCTCCGGGCCGAGGCGATGGGCAAAGACTACAAGCGAGTTGCAACCGCCGCCGAGATCGAGCGAATGAAGGCACTCTTATCTGCCGACATGAGGGCGGGAGCACTCGGCCTCAGTAGCGGCCTCGAATACGATCCCGGCTACTACAGCGACACCAACGAACTCGTTCAACTCGCCAAGGTTGCGAAACAAGGCATCTACATCTCCCACGTCCGCGACGAGGCCGATAAGGCAATGGAAGCTTTCCAGGAACTGGCGAAAATCGGAAAAGAGGGTTCTCTTCACGCTCAGATTAGCCACATCAAGCTGGGAAGCAAAGCGGTCTGGAACAAAACCGCTGATGTTCTGAAGCTGATCGAAAAGGAAAAACTGACCGCCGACGTTTATCCGTACACCTACTGGCAATCCACCATCGCTGCTCTCTCGCCGAGCCGGGATTGGGAGAACGACGAGATTTGGGTGAAAGCCCTTGACGATGTCGGAGGACCCCAAAACGTTCGCCTTAGCACCTATACTCCGAATCCGGCGTGGGTTGGCAAGAACTTAGAAGAAATTGCTAAGGAGACCGGAAAGACCCCGATCAAGATCATCCAGGAGATCCTTCGGACCACAAACGAAGAGGGGCGCCAAAGCGTCGTCGTCACCGCGATGCAAGAGAGCGACCTGATCCAATTCATCAAGCATCCTCGCATCATGTTCTGCTCGGACGGCAGCATCGGCGGTAGCCATCCCCGAGGCGCCGGCTCGTTCCCGCGCATCATTGGACGGTATGTCCGCGAAAAGAAGGTCATCTCCCTCCAAGAGGCGATCCGAAAAATGACCTCCTTCCCGGCCCAGGTTTTCAAGCTGAAGAATCGGGGCTGGATCAAAAAGGGCTACGTGGCCGATATCGTCGTGTTCGATCCAAAAACGATCACTGACCATGCCACTCCGACGGATTCTACGGCCCTGAGCACGGGAGTTCGAGAGGTTTTCGTGAACGGAGTGCACACGATTCAAGGAGTCAAATTTTCTGGGATGAGAGCAGGTTTGGCGATTTCTAGAGGGCTGTAG
- a CDS encoding TIM barrel protein, with protein MNRRDFLTGTLAFGAASLLPAAEPKAGPWFKISLAEWSLHRTIFGGEMTNLDFPKVAREKYGIDAVEYVNQFFKDKAKDEKYLAELKQNCKDNGVKSVLIMCDGEGATGDPDAAKRTQAVENHYKWVDAAKFLGCHSIRVNAQSRGTREEQAKLCADGLARLGDYGAKVGIGVIVENHGGISSHGDWLADVMRRVNMKNVGTLPDFGNFYEYDRYQGVEDLMPFAKGVSAKSNDFGPDGNELNMDYYRLLDIVKQAGYRGRIGIEYEGNRLSEHHGILKTKAILQEVLRA; from the coding sequence ATGAATCGACGCGACTTTCTCACCGGAACTCTCGCCTTCGGCGCGGCATCCTTGCTCCCCGCCGCCGAGCCCAAAGCGGGACCCTGGTTCAAGATTTCCCTTGCCGAGTGGTCGCTTCATCGCACGATTTTCGGGGGCGAAATGACCAACCTCGACTTCCCCAAAGTCGCTCGCGAGAAGTACGGAATTGACGCCGTCGAGTATGTGAACCAGTTCTTCAAGGACAAGGCAAAAGACGAGAAGTATCTCGCAGAGCTCAAGCAGAATTGTAAGGACAACGGCGTCAAAAGTGTTCTCATCATGTGCGATGGAGAGGGCGCAACGGGCGATCCCGACGCCGCCAAGCGCACCCAGGCCGTCGAGAACCACTACAAGTGGGTTGATGCCGCCAAGTTCCTTGGTTGCCACAGCATTCGGGTCAATGCACAGTCTCGCGGAACCCGCGAGGAGCAAGCCAAGCTCTGCGCCGATGGCCTGGCTCGACTCGGCGATTACGGAGCTAAAGTCGGAATCGGAGTGATCGTGGAGAACCACGGCGGAATCAGCAGCCACGGCGACTGGCTCGCCGACGTGATGCGGCGAGTGAACATGAAGAACGTCGGCACCTTGCCAGACTTCGGCAATTTCTATGAGTACGACCGCTACCAAGGAGTCGAAGACCTGATGCCGTTCGCGAAGGGCGTCAGTGCCAAGTCAAACGACTTCGGCCCCGATGGTAACGAGCTCAACATGGACTACTATCGCCTACTCGACATCGTCAAGCAAGCGGGTTACCGAGGGCGAATCGGTATTGAGTACGAAGGCAACCGCCTCAGCGAGCACCACGGAATTCTGAAGACGAAGGCGATTCTGCAAGAAGTCTTAAGAGCCTAG
- a CDS encoding thioredoxin family protein: MRLATPAILLSGLLLSSAFSFASPQGAAPAQALPSEKIFDPSRDAEKDLKAGIRQAAKEKKRILVDVGGNWCSWCHKLDKLFQSDAEIGKLLKAKYVIVKVNFSQENDNKALLSKFPKISGYPHLFVLDAKGKLLHSQDTGLLETGPAHDPVKVMDFLKKWAL; this comes from the coding sequence ATGCGACTCGCTACTCCGGCAATCTTGCTCTCCGGACTCCTCCTCTCATCTGCATTTTCATTTGCATCGCCGCAAGGTGCCGCCCCGGCTCAGGCATTGCCGAGTGAAAAGATCTTCGATCCGTCACGAGATGCAGAGAAAGACCTGAAGGCAGGGATTCGACAAGCCGCAAAGGAGAAGAAGCGAATTTTGGTTGACGTTGGTGGGAACTGGTGTAGCTGGTGCCACAAGCTCGACAAGCTGTTTCAGTCCGACGCTGAGATTGGCAAGTTGTTAAAGGCGAAGTACGTGATCGTCAAGGTCAACTTTAGCCAAGAAAATGACAACAAAGCGCTGCTTTCTAAGTTTCCCAAAATCAGTGGATACCCGCACCTGTTTGTCCTAGATGCAAAAGGCAAGTTGCTACACTCGCAGGATACGGGCCTTCTCGAAACCGGACCAGCGCACGATCCAGTGAAGGTGATGGACTTCCTCAAGAAGTGGGCTCTCTAG
- a CDS encoding family 16 glycosylhydrolase gives MLVSTMCALAVLAPKWKLTFSQEFEGPKGTAPDPSVWGRDLGGHGFGNNEMQSYTDGSKNAFLNGSGQLVIEARKEPTKGADGIAKEYSSARLKTQGKFSQLYGKFEARLWLPKGQGIWPAFWMLGDNIGSIGWPKCGEIDIMEFLGHDVKTSYGTLHGPGYSGGASIQRKMAGVENLSEGFHTYGVEWEPEEIRFYVDGKSYGKFGPDDVGAEEWVFNKPQFMILNLAVGGQWPGYPDATTVFPQRMLVDYVKAWTDENLVVDEAAIEKRRLERIARANQPPKIEPIKVPGDVPFANFMPGGAGVAYKDNDPGNNGGGYRKTEGVDIGASGDGLHRWSVGWTAAGEWLNYIVDVEAAGTYKGTARVASDGDGGTFHFELGGKRVGSTITVPNTGGWTNWRTVDAGSFTLPKGKSILKLVMDTNGPKTNSVGNLLLLNLSK, from the coding sequence ATGTTGGTCTCAACGATGTGTGCCCTTGCCGTTCTTGCGCCGAAGTGGAAGTTGACGTTTTCTCAGGAGTTTGAGGGACCCAAAGGAACCGCACCAGATCCTTCAGTTTGGGGTCGCGATTTGGGTGGACACGGTTTCGGGAACAATGAGATGCAGAGCTACACCGACGGCTCAAAGAATGCGTTCTTGAACGGCTCCGGACAGCTCGTGATTGAAGCTCGGAAGGAACCGACTAAGGGTGCAGATGGTATCGCAAAAGAGTATTCGTCCGCTCGCCTGAAGACGCAAGGCAAGTTTTCCCAACTGTATGGCAAGTTTGAAGCCAGGCTTTGGCTCCCCAAGGGTCAAGGAATCTGGCCCGCATTTTGGATGCTAGGAGACAACATCGGTTCGATCGGCTGGCCGAAGTGCGGCGAGATTGACATCATGGAGTTCCTCGGGCATGACGTCAAAACGTCCTACGGCACCCTTCATGGCCCGGGATATTCGGGCGGAGCAAGTATTCAACGCAAGATGGCGGGAGTTGAGAATCTGTCCGAAGGCTTCCATACCTACGGAGTCGAATGGGAGCCGGAGGAGATTCGATTTTATGTTGACGGCAAATCCTACGGTAAGTTCGGGCCAGACGATGTCGGTGCCGAAGAGTGGGTGTTCAACAAGCCTCAGTTCATGATTTTGAACCTGGCGGTCGGGGGTCAATGGCCGGGTTACCCTGATGCAACAACTGTCTTTCCTCAGCGAATGTTGGTTGACTACGTCAAGGCATGGACGGACGAGAACCTGGTGGTCGACGAAGCAGCGATTGAGAAGCGACGCTTGGAGAGAATCGCGAGAGCGAACCAGCCTCCGAAAATTGAACCGATCAAGGTTCCGGGCGATGTTCCGTTTGCGAACTTCATGCCGGGTGGAGCAGGTGTGGCTTACAAGGATAACGACCCAGGTAATAACGGTGGGGGATACCGAAAGACTGAAGGCGTCGATATCGGAGCATCTGGCGACGGTTTGCACCGCTGGTCGGTTGGCTGGACGGCAGCCGGAGAATGGCTGAACTACATCGTTGATGTCGAGGCGGCCGGAACCTACAAGGGCACCGCGAGGGTTGCTAGCGATGGAGATGGCGGCACGTTCCACTTCGAGCTCGGCGGAAAGCGGGTTGGGTCAACCATCACCGTACCGAATACCGGTGGTTGGACGAACTGGCGGACGGTTGATGCGGGTTCATTTACTTTGCCCAAGGGGAAGAGCATTTTGAAGCTAGTGATGGACACAAACGGCCCCAAAACGAATTCGGTTGGGAACTTGCTGTTGCTCAACTTGTCGAAATGA
- a CDS encoding DEAD/DEAH box helicase produces the protein MQVTEILLRPYQAKALGQVLACKDQGLQRVLVVMPTGTGKTTLFSALIGQLCKKKADEGLVLAHRRELLEQAATRIALQNPKLRVGIEAKNQTERPQIMVGSVQALGRKETLRLDGFRPKSLIIDEAHHAAADTYQNVMRSVGAYDGGCFTVGVTATPHRMDNRPLHGEEEAIFEQVAFTYTLKEAISDGWLADLKGYRVATGVDLSKIRIVHGDYSAKALQDAVNTESRNRTAFEHWTQVAQDRKTIIFCTGVEHAQSVAEMFKNEGFAAEYVHGGMRPDERAGIMRRFANGKTQILSNVEIATEGFDVPDVGCVLLLRPTKSWALFCQMIGRGLRVLPNTIEGIPDATARRDKIRGSDKPDCLVIDVIDNGKRVVMPKEGAEEEKNPSLTGLVGLPEEFDLEGRTLTEAMDSFDKLDPRAQALLFRRNVSFDDLDNTLVAVDLLAELTPPFEVMDNSRNAWMKVGDGRYLLACGSSKHEEHRMAAIEEDALGYWHLILSSASMDPTETPLGRDLSDAFRHADIRIRQIWPFTSGLTLSSTQWRNRPITGDQQSELRQLGVEETVLAMLETSGQAWTLIELKKRELART, from the coding sequence ATGCAAGTCACCGAAATCCTTTTGCGCCCCTACCAGGCCAAGGCTCTCGGTCAAGTTCTTGCTTGCAAGGACCAAGGGCTGCAACGCGTACTGGTTGTTATGCCCACCGGTACGGGCAAAACTACCCTGTTTAGCGCCCTGATCGGTCAGCTTTGCAAGAAGAAGGCGGATGAAGGGCTGGTTCTCGCTCACCGTCGGGAACTACTTGAGCAAGCTGCTACCCGGATCGCGCTTCAGAACCCGAAACTTCGAGTCGGAATCGAGGCTAAGAACCAGACGGAACGGCCGCAAATCATGGTCGGCTCTGTCCAGGCTCTTGGACGAAAAGAGACGCTTCGCCTAGACGGATTTCGCCCCAAGAGCTTGATCATTGATGAGGCTCACCACGCGGCTGCCGATACCTACCAGAACGTCATGCGCTCGGTCGGAGCCTACGACGGCGGGTGCTTTACCGTTGGCGTTACCGCGACTCCGCACCGGATGGACAACCGTCCGCTCCACGGCGAAGAAGAGGCGATCTTCGAGCAGGTGGCTTTTACCTACACTCTTAAGGAAGCCATCTCCGACGGCTGGCTTGCCGACCTCAAGGGTTACCGAGTCGCGACCGGAGTCGATCTCAGCAAAATCCGAATCGTCCACGGAGACTACAGCGCGAAGGCCCTGCAGGACGCCGTCAACACCGAATCACGCAACCGAACCGCGTTCGAGCACTGGACCCAAGTCGCGCAAGATCGCAAGACCATCATCTTTTGCACTGGTGTTGAACACGCCCAGTCCGTCGCCGAAATGTTCAAGAACGAAGGCTTCGCGGCTGAGTACGTCCATGGCGGCATGAGGCCCGACGAACGAGCCGGCATCATGCGCCGATTCGCCAACGGCAAAACCCAGATTCTTAGCAACGTAGAGATCGCCACCGAAGGGTTCGATGTACCCGACGTCGGATGCGTTTTGTTGTTGAGACCCACGAAGAGTTGGGCTCTCTTCTGCCAGATGATCGGTCGCGGCCTCCGGGTTCTTCCGAACACGATCGAAGGTATCCCAGACGCCACGGCTAGGCGAGACAAGATCCGAGGCTCTGACAAGCCTGATTGCCTTGTGATCGATGTCATCGACAACGGCAAGCGGGTCGTGATGCCCAAAGAGGGAGCTGAAGAGGAAAAGAACCCCTCTCTCACTGGGCTCGTCGGTTTACCCGAGGAGTTTGACCTCGAGGGCCGAACCCTGACCGAGGCAATGGACAGCTTTGACAAGCTCGATCCCCGCGCCCAGGCTCTGCTGTTCCGCCGAAACGTCAGCTTTGATGATCTGGACAACACGCTGGTTGCCGTGGATTTGCTGGCCGAACTGACGCCGCCGTTCGAAGTGATGGACAACAGCCGCAATGCGTGGATGAAGGTCGGGGACGGCCGCTACCTGCTTGCCTGCGGGAGCAGCAAGCACGAGGAGCACCGGATGGCCGCAATCGAAGAGGACGCCCTCGGCTACTGGCACCTGATCCTGTCTTCGGCTTCGATGGACCCAACCGAGACTCCGCTCGGACGCGACCTCAGCGACGCCTTCCGCCACGCCGACATCCGCATCCGCCAAATCTGGCCGTTCACTTCGGGCCTGACGTTATCGAGCACCCAATGGCGCAACCGGCCGATCACCGGAGATCAGCAGTCTGAACTACGGCAGCTCGGTGTGGAAGAAACTGTCCTTGCCATGCTTGAAACCTCGGGCCAAGCCTGGACGCTGATCGAGCTGAAGAAGCGCGAGCTGGCACGAACCTGA